One Glaciihabitans arcticus DNA window includes the following coding sequences:
- a CDS encoding MFS transporter: MTGLTKTRINLSLLALALGGFGIGSTEFVAMGLLPNLAEDLLPELYRANEQAALGQAGWLISAYALGVVVGAPTIAALSARFPRKTLLLWLLAAFTVGTIASAVLPSFGLVLAARFIAGLPHGAYFGIAALVAASLIGKEKRGQGVAIVLSGLTIANVIGVPLITLLGQTTSWRVAYLVVAAIFAATFLAVWAVLPAQPGDPTATMKRELAAFSRLQVWLALLIGAVGFGGFFAVYSYVAPVVTEVTRLDESFVPIALVCIGIGMTIGNLIGGRAADHNIMGTVFACFGLFVVSMLVFAMFSSTVVGLLIGLFLVGGAASALSPAIQTRLMDVAGDSQTLAAAVNHASLNLGNSLGAYLGGVTIAAGYGYLSPTWVGLLLCVPGILLAIFSLGLERRRPISRPSDVVAELITPE; the protein is encoded by the coding sequence ATGACCGGCCTCACCAAGACCCGAATCAACCTGAGCCTTCTCGCGCTCGCGCTCGGTGGCTTCGGCATCGGTTCGACCGAGTTCGTGGCGATGGGCCTGCTGCCGAACCTCGCCGAAGACCTGCTGCCTGAGCTGTACCGGGCGAACGAGCAAGCGGCACTCGGACAGGCCGGCTGGCTGATCTCCGCCTACGCACTGGGCGTCGTCGTGGGCGCCCCGACGATCGCTGCGCTCTCCGCGCGCTTCCCGCGCAAGACGCTGCTGCTCTGGCTGCTCGCCGCGTTCACGGTCGGCACCATCGCCTCGGCGGTACTCCCCAGCTTCGGGCTCGTGCTCGCGGCACGTTTCATCGCCGGGCTTCCGCACGGCGCGTACTTCGGCATTGCGGCGCTTGTGGCCGCATCCCTCATCGGCAAGGAGAAGCGCGGGCAGGGTGTCGCGATCGTGCTCTCGGGACTCACCATCGCGAACGTCATCGGCGTGCCGCTCATCACGCTGCTCGGACAGACGACCAGCTGGCGCGTCGCCTACCTCGTGGTGGCAGCGATCTTCGCCGCCACCTTCCTCGCGGTGTGGGCCGTGCTGCCCGCGCAACCCGGAGACCCGACGGCCACCATGAAGCGCGAGCTCGCCGCCTTCTCGCGCCTGCAGGTCTGGCTCGCGCTGCTCATCGGTGCCGTCGGCTTCGGCGGATTCTTCGCCGTTTACAGCTACGTCGCGCCGGTCGTCACCGAGGTCACACGGCTCGATGAATCGTTCGTTCCCATCGCGCTGGTCTGCATCGGCATCGGGATGACGATAGGCAACCTCATCGGCGGCCGTGCTGCCGACCACAACATCATGGGCACCGTGTTCGCGTGCTTCGGGCTCTTTGTGGTCTCGATGCTGGTGTTTGCGATGTTCTCATCGACAGTCGTCGGCCTGCTCATCGGCCTGTTCCTTGTCGGCGGGGCGGCCTCTGCACTGTCACCGGCCATCCAGACCCGACTGATGGACGTCGCGGGCGATAGCCAGACCCTTGCCGCCGCTGTCAATCACGCCTCACTGAACCTCGGCAACAGCCTCGGCGCCTACCTCGGTGGCGTGACCATCGCTGCGGGCTACGGCTACCTCTCGCCAACCTGGGTCGGCCTGCTGCTGTGCGTGCCCGGAATCCTGCTCGCGATCTTCAGCCTCGGGCTCGAGCGTCGTCGGCCGATCAGTCGGCCGTCAGATGTAGTCGCGGAACTGATCACGCCCGAATAA
- a CDS encoding response regulator transcription factor — MTFEEITPVSQNDDRIRLAIVDDHRMILGALTEWIKSAQDIEMVAALPSWPELLSHPAFPVDVVLLDLDLKDNIPISLKISTLKTMAVRVVLMSTYSEPNVVREALAAGALGYLVKTEEADMIVEAIRSAHRGEAFISAELDLALNSGEIGGAPKLSAQERRVMALYGGGEPVKAVAFQLSISEETAKSYLKRIREKYRVAGFDVGTKVALRKRAIEDGILIETDGPRNL; from the coding sequence ATGACCTTCGAGGAGATCACCCCCGTGTCCCAGAACGATGACCGTATCCGCTTGGCCATTGTTGACGATCACCGGATGATCCTCGGCGCACTCACCGAGTGGATCAAGAGCGCCCAGGACATCGAGATGGTCGCGGCGCTGCCGAGCTGGCCCGAGCTGCTGTCGCACCCCGCGTTCCCCGTCGATGTGGTGCTGCTCGACCTCGACCTCAAGGACAACATCCCGATCTCGCTGAAGATCTCGACCCTCAAGACCATGGCCGTGCGGGTCGTGCTCATGAGCACCTACTCCGAGCCGAACGTCGTGCGCGAGGCCCTCGCGGCCGGCGCACTCGGCTACCTCGTGAAAACGGAGGAGGCCGACATGATCGTCGAGGCCATCCGCTCCGCACACCGCGGCGAGGCCTTCATCTCCGCAGAGCTCGACCTCGCGCTGAACTCCGGCGAGATTGGTGGCGCCCCTAAATTGAGCGCCCAGGAGCGCCGCGTGATGGCCCTCTACGGCGGCGGCGAGCCGGTCAAGGCTGTCGCCTTCCAGCTCAGCATCTCCGAGGAGACCGCCAAGAGCTACCTCAAGCGCATCCGCGAGAAGTACCGCGTCGCGGGCTTCGACGTCGGAACGAAGGTCGCCCTGCGTAAGCGAGCGATTGAGGACGGCATCCTGATCGAGACTGACGGACCGCGCAACCTCTGA
- a CDS encoding sensor histidine kinase, with the protein MDQILKERDRLLQRTARLFGLSFTVISILCLAVPGSIDPVAYAVVLPLYGLLATFQYFMGRSRSPGWLLGIIATGLAIIMSMTLLVETPTQGAQSAVTQLSAASLACVAIALSTSRLRLWVLVVTLGVVATVTTVLTAMWQPPLRTLLLLLAGWIFATIVGVWVSAGVPQAARRIASIGRAHRAERQASELEAQRRQSARLLHDTVLATLTLLAHSGVGVAPAALQQQAADDARLLRQLRLGATPTPQSSGDYNLEPVEETVLGTTLESVKQRFGRMGLEVSWHGTGQVLLPSDVLDAFLLALAECLENVRRHSGVTEAHVTIIDDATTVRAMITDAGVGFTLDDVDSARLGFKESVVGRLKEVGGHARLFSAPGSGTTVVLEVPR; encoded by the coding sequence ATGGATCAGATCCTCAAGGAGAGAGATCGACTGTTGCAACGAACAGCCCGACTTTTCGGTCTGAGCTTCACAGTCATCTCGATTCTGTGCCTCGCCGTGCCCGGATCCATTGATCCGGTGGCCTACGCGGTGGTGTTACCGCTCTACGGCCTGCTCGCCACGTTCCAGTACTTCATGGGCCGCAGCCGCTCCCCCGGCTGGCTTCTCGGCATTATCGCGACCGGCCTCGCCATCATCATGTCGATGACGCTGCTCGTCGAGACCCCGACGCAGGGCGCCCAGTCCGCGGTGACCCAACTCTCGGCGGCCTCGCTCGCCTGTGTCGCCATAGCGCTCTCAACGAGCCGCCTGCGCCTGTGGGTTCTCGTGGTCACGCTCGGTGTCGTCGCGACCGTCACAACCGTGTTGACGGCCATGTGGCAGCCGCCGCTGCGTACCCTCCTCCTGCTCCTCGCCGGCTGGATCTTCGCCACCATCGTCGGCGTCTGGGTGAGTGCTGGTGTACCCCAGGCCGCCCGCCGCATCGCGAGCATCGGCCGCGCCCACCGCGCCGAGCGACAGGCCAGCGAGCTCGAAGCACAGCGCCGCCAGTCGGCGCGACTGCTGCACGACACGGTGCTCGCGACGCTCACGCTTCTCGCCCACTCCGGCGTCGGCGTCGCTCCGGCTGCCCTGCAGCAGCAGGCGGCGGATGACGCCCGACTCCTCCGCCAGCTCCGTCTCGGCGCGACGCCGACTCCCCAGTCCTCGGGTGACTACAACCTCGAGCCGGTCGAAGAGACCGTGCTGGGCACGACCCTCGAGTCGGTCAAACAGCGTTTCGGTCGCATGGGTCTGGAGGTCAGCTGGCACGGCACCGGCCAGGTGCTGCTGCCCAGCGACGTGCTCGACGCCTTCCTGCTGGCCCTCGCCGAGTGCCTCGAGAACGTCCGGCGCCACTCGGGTGTCACCGAGGCGCACGTCACGATCATCGATGACGCCACGACCGTGCGCGCCATGATCACCGACGCGGGCGTGGGCTTCACCCTCGACGACGTCGACTCCGCTCGCCTCGGCTTCAAGGAATCCGTCGTCGGACGCCTCAAGGAGGTCGGCGGCCACGCGCGCCTGTTCTCCGCACCGGGTTCCGGCACGACCGTTGTACTCGAGGTGCCGCGATGA
- a CDS encoding response regulator transcription factor — MADTATRSRTRAAALRVAIVDDHQLVLDGLTARLAPRSLGIEVVASVSRWSDLLVHPGFPVDVVVLDLNLDDGIAVDTKIRMLRSAGVSAVVMSRHADSASVHSAMRAGALGFVPKTESSEELILAIRSAGAGERHLSLTLERELEDFAATPDAGLGKQEQRALVLYATGRSIHEVALEMDTTDETIKSYIKRARRKYVAVDIDLSNRVLLRQHALRVGWIAPE, encoded by the coding sequence ATGGCCGACACTGCAACACGATCGCGAACGCGCGCTGCCGCGCTCCGCGTGGCAATCGTCGACGACCACCAGCTGGTGCTCGACGGGCTGACAGCCCGGCTCGCTCCCCGCTCGCTCGGCATCGAGGTGGTGGCCTCGGTCTCGCGCTGGTCCGACCTGCTCGTGCATCCCGGTTTCCCGGTGGACGTCGTTGTGCTCGACCTGAACCTCGACGACGGCATCGCGGTCGATACCAAGATACGCATGCTGCGCTCGGCGGGGGTCTCTGCCGTGGTGATGAGCCGGCACGCGGACAGCGCCTCCGTCCATTCGGCGATGCGCGCGGGCGCCCTCGGCTTCGTTCCAAAGACGGAGTCGTCCGAGGAACTCATCCTCGCAATCCGTTCGGCGGGTGCCGGCGAACGCCACCTCTCCCTGACCCTCGAGCGCGAGCTCGAGGATTTCGCCGCAACCCCCGACGCCGGCCTCGGCAAGCAGGAGCAGCGGGCGCTCGTCCTGTATGCGACGGGTCGCTCGATCCACGAGGTCGCCCTCGAGATGGACACGACCGACGAGACCATCAAGTCGTACATCAAGCGCGCGCGTCGCAAATACGTCGCGGTCGACATCGACCTGAGCAACCGCGTGCTGCTGCGCCAGCATGCGCTCCGCGTGGGCTGGATCGCGCCCGAGTAG
- the metX gene encoding homoserine O-acetyltransferase MetX: MDWQTPEDTVPSAFITEANARSVAGKPPATGAWRDGDNPGNRRFQSIGGLDLERGGRLPTVRIAYETWGELAPDASNAVLVLHALTGDSHVVGLPGPGHPTAGWWSGIVGPGKAIDTDKWFVVAPNMLGGCQGSTGPASHSPSGSEWAASFPFVTIRDQVAAQAEFATRLGIDRWAAVVGGSMGGMQALEWAVGHPDRVERVGILAAPAISSADQLALNSVQIEAIRIDPRFENGDYYEAAEGEGPYRGLALARRMALLNYRSPSELNDRFERSWQSGLNPLGGGGRFAVESYLDFHGNKFTRRFDANSYITLVEAMNSHDIGRERGGVAAALGRATAKALVLGIDSDRLFPLENQVQIAKLLPNNIDGAEPVVIESTFGHDGFLIEDAAVGPQLGRLLAS; encoded by the coding sequence ATGGACTGGCAGACTCCCGAAGACACGGTGCCCTCGGCATTCATCACCGAGGCGAACGCGCGCTCGGTCGCCGGCAAGCCGCCCGCGACGGGCGCCTGGCGCGACGGGGACAATCCCGGCAATCGCCGTTTCCAGTCGATCGGGGGCCTCGACCTCGAGCGGGGCGGCCGGCTTCCCACGGTCCGCATCGCCTACGAGACCTGGGGCGAGCTCGCGCCCGACGCGAGCAACGCGGTACTCGTGCTGCACGCGCTGACGGGCGACTCGCACGTTGTGGGGTTGCCGGGCCCGGGACATCCCACAGCCGGCTGGTGGTCGGGCATCGTCGGCCCCGGCAAGGCGATAGACACGGACAAGTGGTTCGTCGTCGCGCCGAACATGCTGGGGGGATGCCAGGGCTCGACCGGCCCCGCATCGCACTCGCCGAGCGGGTCTGAGTGGGCCGCGTCATTCCCGTTCGTGACGATCCGCGACCAGGTTGCGGCGCAGGCGGAGTTCGCCACACGCCTGGGTATCGACCGCTGGGCGGCCGTGGTGGGCGGCTCGATGGGCGGGATGCAGGCGCTCGAGTGGGCTGTGGGCCACCCCGACCGGGTGGAGCGGGTAGGAATCCTCGCCGCACCGGCTATCTCGAGCGCCGACCAGCTGGCCCTCAACTCGGTGCAGATCGAGGCGATCCGCATCGACCCGCGCTTCGAGAACGGCGACTACTACGAGGCGGCGGAGGGCGAGGGGCCGTACCGCGGTCTCGCGCTCGCGCGGCGCATGGCGCTGCTCAACTACCGCTCCCCGAGCGAGCTGAATGACAGGTTCGAGCGCAGCTGGCAGAGCGGGCTGAACCCGCTGGGGGGCGGCGGTCGGTTCGCGGTCGAGAGCTACCTCGACTTCCACGGCAACAAGTTCACCCGTCGTTTCGACGCGAACAGCTACATCACGCTCGTCGAGGCGATGAATTCGCACGATATCGGCCGCGAACGTGGCGGGGTCGCTGCCGCCCTCGGACGGGCGACGGCGAAGGCGCTGGTGCTCGGAATCGACAGCGACAGGCTGTTCCCGCTGGAGAACCAGGTACAGATCGCGAAGCTGCTGCCGAACAACATCGACGGTGCGGAGCCTGTGGTGATCGAGTCGACGTTCGGCCACGACGGCTTCCTCATCGAAGACGCCGCGGTCGGCCCGCAGCTCGGCCGGCTGCTCGCCTCTTAG
- a CDS encoding bifunctional o-acetylhomoserine/o-acetylserine sulfhydrylase, with translation MSDWKFETKQVHSGAAPDPTTNARATPIYKTTSYVFNNADHAKNLFALAEFGNIYTRIQNPTQDVVEQRVAALEGGTAALLLASGQAAETYAVLNIAQAGDHIVSSSSIYGGTYNLFKYTLAKLGIETTFVEDQDDAEEWAAAVRPNTKLFFGETIGNPKINILDIKLVSEVAHEHGVPLIVDNTIATPYLIRPFEHGADIVVHSATKYLGGHGTVIGGVIVDGGKFEWSKNVEKFPGLTEPDPSYHGASYTGVLGDGIAYIIKARVQLLRDLGASISPDSAFHLIQGIETLSLRIERHVANAQAVAEWLDNHEDVASVNYSGLPTSPWYAAADKYAPKGVGGVLSFELKGGVDAGRALVNSVELFSHVANIGDVRSLIIHPASTTHSQLTPEQQLTSGVTPGLVRLSVGIENIDDILADLTAGFAAARAAAAANASA, from the coding sequence ATGAGCGACTGGAAGTTCGAAACCAAGCAGGTTCACTCGGGCGCCGCTCCCGACCCCACGACCAACGCCCGCGCGACCCCGATCTACAAGACGACCTCCTACGTCTTCAACAATGCCGACCACGCGAAGAACCTCTTCGCCCTTGCCGAATTCGGCAACATCTACACGCGCATCCAGAACCCGACACAGGATGTCGTCGAGCAGCGGGTGGCCGCTCTCGAGGGCGGTACCGCGGCTCTTCTCCTCGCCTCCGGCCAGGCCGCGGAGACCTACGCCGTTCTCAACATCGCGCAGGCCGGCGACCACATCGTCTCCTCGTCCTCCATCTACGGCGGAACCTACAATCTGTTCAAGTACACCCTCGCGAAGCTCGGCATCGAGACGACCTTCGTCGAGGACCAGGACGACGCCGAGGAGTGGGCGGCCGCCGTGCGCCCCAACACGAAGCTGTTCTTCGGTGAGACCATCGGAAACCCGAAGATCAACATCCTCGACATCAAGCTCGTCTCCGAGGTCGCGCACGAGCACGGCGTGCCGCTCATCGTCGACAACACGATCGCGACGCCGTACCTGATCCGCCCGTTCGAGCACGGAGCCGACATCGTCGTGCACTCGGCCACCAAGTACCTCGGCGGACACGGCACGGTCATCGGCGGCGTCATCGTCGACGGCGGCAAGTTCGAGTGGTCGAAGAACGTCGAGAAGTTCCCGGGACTCACCGAGCCCGACCCGAGCTACCACGGCGCGAGCTACACCGGCGTGCTGGGCGACGGCATCGCGTACATCATCAAGGCACGCGTGCAGCTGCTGCGCGACCTCGGTGCATCGATCTCGCCCGACAGCGCTTTCCACCTCATCCAGGGCATCGAGACGCTCAGCCTGCGCATCGAGCGTCACGTCGCCAATGCCCAGGCCGTCGCCGAGTGGCTCGACAACCACGAGGACGTCGCCTCGGTCAACTACTCGGGACTCCCCACGAGCCCCTGGTACGCCGCGGCCGACAAGTACGCGCCCAAGGGTGTCGGCGGAGTGCTGTCGTTCGAGCTCAAGGGCGGTGTCGACGCCGGCCGTGCGCTCGTGAACAGCGTCGAGCTGTTCAGCCACGTCGCCAACATCGGCGACGTGCGCAGCCTGATCATCCACCCCGCCTCGACGACGCATTCGCAGCTCACCCCCGAGCAGCAGCTGACCTCGGGTGTCACGCCCGGCCTCGTGCGCCTCTCGGTCGGCATCGAGAACATCGACGACATCCTCGCCGACCTCACGGCCGGCTTCGCAGCTGCCCGCGCGGCGGCTGCGGCCAACGCGAGCGCGTAA
- a CDS encoding acyltransferase family protein, whose translation MTDAIATPTSPAPSAGRRVPLWDNARFLCVMLVVIGHGIQRQTADSNNALIVYLFIYAFHMPAFAIISGYFSKSGSPNGRQMKKVITDILIPYFIMETIWTAVQFFVEGKKSFNPTEPSWTLWFLLALGIFRLILPYLALLRWPLLWAVLFSVGVGYFDNVDSTFSLSRAIGILPFFVLGWKAREWKLVDRWRNAEKTTWWVRGLAAAVFAAWLAVLIVFIPQFREMDLRFWFFYDDSYRGLGEDQWWAGLVRLGLIALATLLSAAFLVLVPRKETWITGFGQATMYIYLLHSFILYPIRETGILRDEHSSAVWLLGMIFACIAISIVLTARPIRWLFRPIVEPKPNWLFLRSLNEPDKPGRTDPTGSRRS comes from the coding sequence ATGACCGACGCGATTGCCACCCCGACCTCGCCCGCCCCCTCAGCCGGCCGCCGGGTACCGCTGTGGGACAACGCCCGCTTCCTCTGCGTGATGCTCGTGGTAATCGGTCACGGCATCCAGCGCCAGACGGCCGACTCGAACAACGCGCTCATCGTCTACCTGTTCATTTACGCGTTCCACATGCCCGCATTCGCGATCATCAGCGGCTACTTCTCCAAGTCGGGTTCGCCGAACGGCCGACAGATGAAGAAGGTCATCACCGACATCCTGATCCCGTACTTCATCATGGAGACGATCTGGACGGCCGTGCAGTTCTTCGTCGAGGGCAAGAAGTCGTTCAACCCGACGGAGCCGAGCTGGACCCTGTGGTTCCTCCTCGCCCTCGGCATCTTCCGGCTGATACTGCCGTACCTCGCGCTGCTGCGGTGGCCGCTGCTCTGGGCGGTGCTCTTCTCGGTGGGGGTCGGCTACTTCGACAACGTGGACTCGACTTTCTCCCTCTCCCGCGCCATCGGCATCCTTCCCTTCTTCGTGCTCGGCTGGAAGGCCCGCGAGTGGAAGCTCGTCGACCGCTGGCGCAACGCCGAGAAGACGACGTGGTGGGTGCGCGGTCTGGCCGCTGCGGTCTTCGCCGCCTGGCTCGCCGTGCTGATCGTCTTCATCCCGCAGTTCCGCGAGATGGACCTGCGCTTCTGGTTCTTCTACGACGACTCCTACCGCGGCCTTGGTGAGGACCAGTGGTGGGCTGGTCTCGTGCGGCTCGGTCTGATCGCACTGGCCACGCTGCTGAGCGCGGCGTTCCTCGTGCTCGTGCCCCGCAAGGAGACCTGGATCACCGGCTTCGGCCAGGCGACCATGTACATCTACCTGCTGCACAGCTTCATCCTCTACCCGATCCGCGAGACGGGCATCCTGCGTGACGAGCACTCCTCGGCCGTGTGGCTGCTCGGGATGATCTTCGCTTGTATCGCGATTTCGATCGTGCTCACCGCTCGCCCGATCCGCTGGCTATTCCGTCCGATCGTGGAACCGAAGCCGAACTGGCTGTTCCTGCGATCGTTGAACGAGCCGGACAAGCCCGGACGCACCGACCCGACCGGCTCCCGCCGCAGTTAG
- a CDS encoding SDR family NAD(P)-dependent oxidoreductase, which translates to MTSRRVVVTGASSGIGAATVRLFRDHGWDVVGVARRADRLEALAAETGADVFVADLTSQSDVDALRDYLAELGPVHALVNNAGGAFGMASVEASDADDWVRMFDINVVAVKRVTSALLPLLRSAVAADGGSADILNITSIAGHIAYEGGGGYNAAKFAAHALTAVLRLELAGEPIRIVEIAPGMVKTDEFSLVRFAGDQSKADAVYDNVPNPLYAEDVAAAIVHAAELPFYVNLDLVTIKPVAQAAPHKVIRGELSPKV; encoded by the coding sequence ATGACTTCTCGACGCGTTGTAGTGACAGGTGCCAGCTCGGGTATCGGAGCGGCCACCGTGCGCCTGTTCCGTGACCACGGATGGGACGTGGTGGGCGTCGCCCGTCGCGCCGACCGCCTCGAGGCGCTCGCCGCCGAGACCGGTGCCGACGTCTTCGTGGCCGACCTCACTTCGCAGAGCGATGTGGATGCCCTCCGCGACTACCTCGCAGAGCTCGGGCCCGTGCACGCACTGGTCAACAACGCGGGCGGTGCTTTTGGCATGGCGTCAGTTGAGGCGAGTGACGCCGACGACTGGGTTCGCATGTTCGACATCAACGTCGTCGCGGTGAAGCGGGTCACGAGCGCGCTGCTGCCCCTGCTGCGATCAGCGGTTGCTGCGGACGGCGGGAGTGCGGACATCCTCAACATCACATCGATTGCGGGCCATATCGCCTACGAGGGTGGCGGAGGCTATAACGCCGCGAAGTTCGCCGCGCACGCGCTCACTGCGGTGCTGCGCCTCGAACTCGCGGGGGAGCCGATCCGCATCGTCGAGATCGCGCCCGGCATGGTCAAGACCGACGAGTTCTCGCTCGTGCGCTTCGCCGGAGACCAGTCGAAGGCCGATGCCGTCTACGACAACGTTCCGAACCCGCTCTACGCGGAAGACGTGGCTGCGGCCATCGTGCACGCCGCCGAGCTGCCGTTCTACGTGAACCTGGACCTCGTGACCATCAAGCCGGTGGCGCAGGCGGCGCCGCACAAGGTTATTCGCGGGGAGCTCTCGCCGAAGGTGTGA
- a CDS encoding MFS transporter, with protein MTLLRGRAGAVTVSLIGFLFFVEVVSGILQGFYVPLIPDLVDYLGINDSDFNIFEGAQLLLSALVVPVLAKLGDMYGHKKILLVTTVLTAGATWWLAFAGDFTSFLIAWTLQGFYVVWLPLEIALIFDKGRRSGHAASATRKAAALLIVGLEAGAIAGALGSSVVFDAFGGAAALATSIPPTLMAPAIAVTIVFFVILFGVPESEPLPGRTLDWIGFSLLTIALLFITSGLTFLKFNGPEAIWVWGIILFGLLIFLPFVWWELRHKDPAIDLRVLAQPNMWPVQLTAFLVGISLLGAQAPLATFAGTDPDEVGFGLGLSSGARSILIGVYLISMIVGALLFPLISRLFTPRRALIIAAFLVAIGYLLFLPFHDTTLQVFTNMFIAGLGSGALVGAMPSAAAAAAPRGQTGIASALTNTTKTIGGSFASSVFAIVLTIGVVQVAGSTASSLFGYMLVWIICGVGALLAAFLLFMVPKFAFADESDEETIEATAAI; from the coding sequence ATGACACTTCTTCGTGGTCGCGCCGGCGCCGTGACGGTCTCCCTCATCGGGTTCCTGTTCTTCGTCGAGGTGGTGAGCGGGATCCTGCAGGGGTTCTATGTGCCGCTCATCCCGGATCTCGTCGACTACCTCGGTATCAACGACTCGGACTTCAACATCTTCGAGGGCGCGCAGCTGTTGCTCTCGGCGCTCGTCGTGCCGGTGCTCGCGAAGCTCGGCGACATGTACGGCCACAAGAAGATCCTGCTGGTGACGACGGTGCTGACGGCGGGCGCAACCTGGTGGCTCGCGTTTGCGGGCGACTTCACGAGCTTCCTCATCGCCTGGACGCTGCAGGGCTTCTACGTCGTGTGGCTGCCGCTCGAGATCGCGCTGATCTTCGACAAGGGCCGCCGTTCGGGCCATGCGGCCTCCGCGACCCGCAAGGCCGCAGCGCTGCTCATCGTCGGCCTCGAGGCCGGTGCCATCGCCGGTGCTCTCGGCAGCTCGGTCGTCTTTGACGCCTTCGGAGGTGCGGCCGCGCTCGCCACCTCGATCCCGCCGACGCTTATGGCGCCCGCGATCGCCGTCACGATCGTGTTCTTTGTGATCCTGTTCGGGGTGCCCGAGTCGGAGCCGCTGCCTGGTCGCACACTCGACTGGATCGGGTTCTCGCTGCTCACGATCGCGCTCCTGTTCATCACGTCGGGCCTGACCTTCCTCAAGTTCAACGGTCCGGAAGCGATCTGGGTGTGGGGCATCATCCTCTTCGGCCTGCTGATCTTCCTGCCCTTCGTGTGGTGGGAGCTGCGGCACAAGGATCCCGCCATCGACCTGCGCGTGCTCGCGCAGCCGAACATGTGGCCCGTGCAGCTCACGGCGTTCCTCGTCGGAATCAGCCTGCTCGGCGCGCAGGCGCCGCTGGCGACCTTCGCCGGCACCGACCCCGACGAGGTCGGGTTCGGATTGGGGCTCAGCTCGGGGGCGCGCTCGATCCTCATCGGCGTCTATCTCATCTCGATGATCGTGGGAGCGCTGCTGTTCCCGCTCATCTCGCGCCTGTTCACGCCGCGGCGAGCGCTCATCATCGCCGCGTTCCTCGTCGCCATCGGCTACCTGCTGTTCCTGCCATTCCACGACACGACCCTGCAGGTTTTCACGAACATGTTCATCGCCGGGCTCGGATCCGGTGCCCTCGTCGGCGCCATGCCGTCCGCGGCGGCTGCGGCAGCCCCACGCGGGCAGACGGGCATCGCCTCCGCCCTCACCAACACGACCAAGACCATCGGCGGCTCGTTCGCGTCGTCGGTGTTCGCGATCGTGCTGACCATCGGAGTGGTGCAGGTGGCCGGATCGACCGCCTCCAGCCTGTTCGGCTACATGCTGGTCTGGATCATCTGCGGCGTCGGAGCCCTGCTCGCCGCGTTCCTGCTGTTCATGGTGCCGAAGTTCGCGTTCGCGGACGAGAGCGACGAGGAGACGATCGAGGCGACCGCGGCGATTTGA
- a CDS encoding phosphoribosyltransferase → MEDEREVLGWLEFGDASRDLAHDVLASGFEPEVVVAIARGGLLLAGSISYALGVKSCGALNVEFYTGVGERLPDPIVLPPMLDEQSLVGKRVLLVDDVSDSGRTLAMVMQLLKASGADVRSIVLYTKPGTLHEPDYTWRRTPLWITFPWSALPPVTV, encoded by the coding sequence ATGGAAGACGAACGCGAAGTGCTCGGCTGGTTGGAATTCGGGGACGCCTCGCGCGATCTGGCACACGATGTGCTCGCGAGCGGATTCGAACCGGAGGTCGTCGTCGCCATCGCGCGCGGTGGCCTGCTGTTGGCCGGCAGCATCTCCTACGCGCTCGGGGTGAAGAGCTGCGGCGCGCTCAACGTCGAGTTCTACACCGGTGTGGGCGAGCGACTGCCCGACCCGATCGTGCTGCCGCCGATGCTCGATGAGCAGTCCCTCGTCGGCAAGCGCGTGCTGCTGGTGGATGACGTCTCCGACTCCGGCCGCACCCTCGCGATGGTGATGCAACTGCTGAAGGCGAGCGGGGCCGACGTGCGCTCAATCGTGCTGTACACCAAGCCCGGCACCCTGCACGAGCCCGACTACACCTGGCGTCGCACGCCACTCTGGATCACTTTTCCGTGGTCGGCGCTTCCTCCGGTTACCGTATAG